The following proteins are co-located in the Spirosoma montaniterrae genome:
- a CDS encoding response regulator, which produces MAEPALTIIRALIVDDHRLFNDGLKSMLANEPSIDVVGQVYQSKDTPNAVARLTPDILLMDFNMPGINGLDLTRQLLRDWPRLNVLILSMYAEQRHIDEFKKAGVKGYVLKTADVDEVVKAIRVTADGGMYFGLLNTRTADPHADDGFMRKFRLTPREVEVIGLIRQGLTNPQIADRMNVSFYTIETHRRNVYLKLDVNSTADLIRFMEENGG; this is translated from the coding sequence ATGGCTGAACCTGCTCTAACCATAATTCGTGCGTTGATTGTTGACGACCATCGACTGTTCAACGATGGACTCAAATCCATGCTGGCTAACGAACCAAGCATCGACGTAGTGGGGCAGGTGTATCAGAGCAAAGACACGCCCAATGCCGTGGCCCGGCTAACGCCCGACATCCTGCTGATGGATTTCAATATGCCTGGCATCAACGGCCTCGACCTGACCCGCCAACTCCTGCGCGACTGGCCCAGGCTGAATGTGCTGATCCTGAGCATGTACGCCGAACAACGGCATATCGACGAGTTCAAAAAAGCAGGCGTGAAAGGATACGTCCTGAAAACTGCCGACGTCGATGAGGTCGTAAAGGCCATTCGGGTTACAGCCGATGGTGGTATGTACTTTGGTTTGCTCAATACCCGTACCGCTGATCCACACGCTGATGACGGGTTCATGCGTAAGTTTCGGCTGACGCCCCGCGAGGTTGAAGTGATCGGACTTATTCGGCAGGGGCTTACCAATCCGCAAATTGCTGACCGTATGAACGTGAGTTTCTACACTATCGAAACGCATAGACGTAATGTCTACCTCAAATTAGACGTCAACAGCACCGCTGATCTCATCCGATTTATGGAAGAGAACGGAGGTTGA
- the pgeF gene encoding peptidoglycan editing factor PgeF: MTTQIVPPLFQKPTIFAPFANLIAAESTRHGGVSPAPFASLNLGINTNDDLANVSENRRRFFSAAGAESMGFASSYQVHGTEVLHATEAGRYEGYDALITNQPNLLVGVTIADCVPILIYDADKQAVAAIHAGWRGTVGGIVSKTLTAMQIQFGTQPETCYAYIGTCIDECSFEVGPEVAAQFMPTFRRDDLNSTKSFIDLKAANRQLLTDFGIPAKQIELSAYSTVQHNADYFSYRAEAGQTGRMLAAIGIKK, from the coding sequence ATGACAACGCAGATTGTACCACCGCTTTTCCAAAAACCAACCATTTTCGCTCCCTTTGCCAACCTGATTGCCGCCGAAAGTACCCGACACGGGGGCGTTAGTCCGGCCCCGTTTGCGTCGCTCAACCTCGGTATCAACACCAACGACGATCTGGCCAACGTTTCCGAGAATCGGCGTCGATTCTTCAGCGCAGCAGGAGCCGAATCAATGGGTTTTGCGTCGTCTTATCAGGTGCATGGCACAGAGGTTTTACATGCTACCGAAGCGGGTCGGTACGAGGGGTACGACGCGCTGATAACCAATCAGCCCAATTTGCTGGTGGGCGTGACCATTGCCGATTGTGTTCCGATTTTAATTTACGATGCCGATAAACAGGCTGTAGCGGCCATTCACGCGGGCTGGCGCGGCACGGTCGGCGGTATCGTAAGCAAAACGCTGACAGCCATGCAAATACAGTTCGGTACTCAGCCCGAAACCTGTTATGCCTACATCGGCACCTGCATTGATGAATGTTCGTTTGAGGTAGGGCCGGAGGTGGCCGCTCAGTTTATGCCGACCTTCCGGCGCGACGACCTGAACTCGACTAAAAGCTTCATCGATTTGAAAGCCGCCAATCGGCAATTGTTGACTGATTTCGGTATTCCGGCAAAACAGATTGAACTGTCTGCATACTCTACGGTTCAGCACAACGCCGATTATTTCTCCTATCGGGCCGAAGCCGGGCAAACAGGCCGGATGCTGGCTGCCATTGGCATAAAAAAATAA
- a CDS encoding GlsB/YeaQ/YmgE family stress response membrane protein codes for MGILISILVGAVAGWLADLVFKRFSFSLLTQILLGILGGFVGGWIFGNTFSTGAGGILDRILTAFVGAVIVLGIAALIKGARRTA; via the coding sequence ATGGGTATTCTGATATCTATTCTGGTAGGAGCCGTAGCCGGTTGGCTGGCCGACCTCGTTTTCAAACGCTTTTCGTTCTCACTGCTCACGCAGATTTTGCTCGGTATTCTGGGCGGCTTTGTTGGTGGCTGGATTTTCGGTAACACCTTCTCTACCGGCGCAGGCGGCATTCTCGACCGCATTCTGACGGCTTTCGTTGGTGCCGTTATCGTTCTCGGCATTGCTGCCCTGATTAAGGGTGCCCGCCGGACAGCGTAG
- a CDS encoding acyl-CoA dehydrogenase family protein gives MVSEIVENQVSTSERSAMSALITQSVRDLSERLIRPNSRQWDEAQHFPIDLFHQLGEQGLMGMLVPVEYGGAGLGYREYVSAIVELSRVDGAIGLSMAAHNSLCTNHILLFGKETQKQTYLPQLATGEWIGAWGLTEPNTGSDAGNMRTTAVRDGTDWVLNGAKNFITHGKSGNVAVVIARTGEPNTSRNATAFVVERGTPGFSGGRKEDKLGMRASETAEMIFQDCRIPDSQRLGQVGEGFVQSLKVLDGGRISIAALSLGIAYGAYDAALAYAREREQFGQSIAKFQGISFKLADMATEIEAAKLLTYQAADLKDAGKTVTKESAMAKLFASETAVRVANEAVQIFGGYGYTKDFPVERFYRDAKLCTIGEGTSEIQKVVIARQII, from the coding sequence ATGGTCAGCGAAATTGTAGAAAACCAAGTAAGTACATCAGAACGTTCGGCTATGTCGGCATTGATTACTCAATCGGTGCGGGATTTGAGCGAGCGGTTAATTCGGCCTAATAGCCGCCAATGGGACGAAGCGCAGCATTTTCCAATAGATTTATTCCACCAGTTGGGCGAACAGGGTTTGATGGGTATGCTGGTGCCCGTTGAGTATGGTGGGGCCGGGCTGGGCTATCGTGAATATGTATCGGCCATTGTCGAGCTGTCGCGGGTGGATGGCGCGATTGGGTTATCGATGGCGGCCCACAATTCGCTTTGTACCAACCATATTTTATTATTCGGTAAGGAAACGCAGAAGCAGACTTACCTGCCCCAACTGGCTACGGGTGAGTGGATTGGTGCCTGGGGCCTGACCGAACCAAACACTGGCTCCGATGCGGGCAACATGCGTACTACCGCCGTGCGCGATGGCACCGACTGGGTTCTGAATGGGGCTAAAAATTTTATTACCCACGGCAAAAGCGGCAACGTGGCCGTAGTGATTGCCCGAACTGGTGAGCCAAATACGTCTCGCAATGCCACGGCTTTTGTGGTCGAGCGCGGCACACCCGGCTTTTCGGGCGGGCGCAAAGAAGACAAACTGGGGATGCGGGCGTCGGAAACGGCGGAGATGATTTTTCAGGATTGCCGTATTCCCGACAGTCAGCGGCTGGGTCAGGTGGGCGAAGGATTCGTTCAATCGCTGAAGGTGCTGGATGGAGGCCGCATTTCGATTGCAGCACTCAGTTTGGGCATTGCTTACGGAGCCTACGATGCGGCTCTGGCCTACGCCCGCGAACGCGAACAGTTCGGTCAGTCGATAGCTAAGTTTCAGGGAATCAGCTTTAAACTGGCTGATATGGCTACCGAAATCGAAGCGGCCAAACTATTGACCTATCAGGCTGCGGACTTGAAAGATGCCGGAAAAACGGTTACGAAAGAATCAGCAATGGCAAAACTATTTGCGTCAGAAACCGCCGTGCGCGTAGCCAATGAAGCCGTGCAAATTTTCGGCGGATACGGCTATACCAAAGATTTTCCTGTCGAACGTTTTTACCGCGATGCCAAGCTCTGCACTATCGGCGAAGGCACCAGCGAAATTCAGAAAGTAGTGATTGCCCGGCAAATTATTTAA
- a CDS encoding UDP-glucose dehydrogenase family protein, which translates to MKLAVVGTGYVGLVTGTCFAETGNQVTCVDIDERKVEKLNNGIVPIYEPGLETLFHRNVEEGRLLFTTNLEEGIKGAEVIFLALPTPPGEDGSADLKYILKVASDLGPILKQYAVIVDKSTVPVGTAEKVHAHIADNATVDFDVVSNPEFLREGVAVEDFMKPDRVVIGTKSERAKSVMNKLYAPLVRQGNPIIFMDERSAEMTKYAANAFLATKITFMNEIANLCERAGANVDDIRRGIGTDSRIGKRFLFAGIGYGGSCFPKDVQALAKTAQDFSYDFRVLKAVMDVNDAQKTKLMPQILNHFGGDLKGKTIAVWGLAFKPYTDDIREAPALDNIRALVEAGAKVTVYDPEAMDNVRNMIGNTVTYAHTQYAALDDADALMIVTEWPLFRTPDFDKMNLLLKSKVIFDGRNVYELETMREQGYTYYSVGREAVLAPVEQAVK; encoded by the coding sequence ATGAAATTAGCAGTTGTCGGAACCGGCTATGTAGGTCTTGTTACAGGTACGTGTTTTGCTGAAACAGGCAATCAGGTAACCTGCGTTGACATTGACGAACGAAAAGTTGAAAAACTCAATAACGGCATCGTACCCATCTACGAACCTGGCCTTGAAACGCTGTTTCACCGCAATGTAGAAGAAGGTCGGTTGCTGTTTACAACAAACCTTGAAGAAGGTATAAAAGGAGCCGAGGTGATTTTTCTGGCTCTGCCTACCCCACCGGGCGAAGATGGGTCTGCTGATTTGAAATACATTCTGAAAGTAGCCAGCGATCTTGGCCCTATTCTGAAGCAATACGCCGTAATTGTCGACAAAAGCACCGTACCCGTTGGCACCGCCGAGAAAGTACATGCCCACATTGCCGATAACGCAACGGTTGATTTCGACGTGGTATCGAATCCAGAATTTCTGCGTGAAGGCGTTGCCGTTGAGGACTTTATGAAACCCGACCGGGTGGTAATCGGTACGAAGTCGGAACGCGCCAAGTCGGTGATGAACAAGCTGTACGCGCCGTTGGTACGTCAGGGCAACCCAATCATTTTCATGGACGAGCGTTCGGCAGAGATGACCAAATATGCCGCCAACGCGTTTTTGGCAACGAAAATTACGTTCATGAACGAAATTGCCAATCTGTGCGAACGGGCTGGCGCGAACGTCGATGATATCCGGCGCGGTATTGGCACCGACAGCCGCATTGGTAAGCGGTTTCTGTTTGCCGGTATTGGCTACGGCGGTAGCTGCTTCCCTAAAGACGTGCAGGCTCTGGCGAAAACAGCACAGGATTTTTCGTATGATTTCAGGGTGCTGAAGGCAGTAATGGATGTCAACGACGCCCAGAAAACCAAGCTGATGCCGCAGATTCTGAATCATTTCGGGGGCGATCTGAAAGGTAAAACCATTGCCGTCTGGGGTCTGGCGTTCAAGCCTTATACCGACGACATTCGCGAAGCACCGGCCCTCGATAATATTCGGGCATTGGTTGAGGCAGGCGCGAAGGTGACGGTTTATGACCCCGAAGCAATGGATAACGTGCGTAACATGATTGGCAATACCGTGACCTACGCGCACACGCAATATGCCGCGCTCGACGACGCCGACGCGCTGATGATTGTGACCGAATGGCCGCTGTTCCGCACCCCCGACTTCGACAAGATGAACCTGTTGCTGAAAAGCAAGGTGATCTTCGATGGTCGGAATGTTTATGAACTCGAAACCATGCGCGAACAGGGTTATACCTACTATAGCGTTGGCCGCGAAGCTGTTTTGGCCCCAGTTGAGCAAGCTGTTAAGTAA
- a CDS encoding UDP-glucuronic acid decarboxylase family protein: MKRVLITGGAGFLGSHLCDRFIKEGYHVIAMDNLITGDIRNIEHLFHLPNFEFYHHDVSKFIHVPGQLDYILHFASPASPIDYLKIPIQTLKVGSLGIHNCLGLARVKNARVLIASTSEVYGDPTVHPQNEEYWGNVNPVGPRGVYDEAKRFQEAMTMAYHTYHGLETRIVRIFNTYGPRMRLNDGRVLPAFIGQALRGEDLTVFGDGSQTRSFCYVDDLVEGIYRLLLSDYAYPVNVGNPAEITIKEFGEEIIKLTGTSQKLIFKELPKDDPKQRQPDITKAKAILDWEPKVSRDQGLRITYEYFKSLPEEELYKAAYHREFK, encoded by the coding sequence ATGAAGAGAGTTCTCATCACCGGCGGGGCCGGTTTTTTAGGGTCGCACCTGTGCGACCGGTTCATCAAAGAAGGCTATCACGTCATCGCGATGGACAACCTGATTACGGGCGATATTCGGAACATCGAACACTTGTTTCATTTGCCCAATTTCGAGTTCTACCACCACGACGTATCGAAGTTTATCCATGTGCCGGGCCAACTGGATTATATCCTGCACTTTGCTTCGCCCGCCAGCCCGATTGACTATCTGAAGATTCCGATCCAAACGCTCAAAGTAGGGTCGCTTGGTATCCACAATTGCTTAGGGCTGGCCCGCGTAAAAAACGCCCGCGTTCTGATTGCCAGCACGTCGGAGGTGTATGGTGATCCAACGGTTCATCCGCAAAACGAAGAGTACTGGGGCAACGTGAACCCCGTTGGCCCGCGTGGCGTATACGACGAAGCCAAGCGATTCCAGGAAGCCATGACGATGGCCTACCATACCTATCACGGCCTGGAAACGCGCATCGTTCGGATTTTCAACACCTACGGTCCGCGTATGCGCCTGAACGACGGTCGGGTGCTGCCCGCCTTTATTGGGCAGGCTCTGCGGGGCGAAGACCTGACCGTTTTTGGCGACGGGAGCCAAACCCGGTCATTTTGCTACGTAGATGATCTGGTTGAAGGGATTTACCGGCTGCTGCTGAGTGATTATGCGTACCCAGTTAATGTTGGCAACCCCGCAGAAATCACGATTAAGGAGTTTGGTGAGGAAATCATCAAATTAACTGGTACGTCGCAGAAACTCATTTTCAAAGAGTTACCCAAAGACGACCCAAAACAGCGTCAACCCGACATCACGAAGGCAAAAGCCATTCTGGACTGGGAACCGAAGGTGTCGCGGGATCAGGGATTGCGGATTACGTATGAGTATTTCAAAAGTCTGCCCGAAGAGGAACTCTACAAAGCGGCTTACCACCGGGAGTTTAAGTAA
- the nspC gene encoding carboxynorspermidine decarboxylase, with protein sequence MNTTTQVYTNDVPSPCFVLDEAKLQRNLELIDSVQKAAGVTIILALKGFSMYSTFPFVRQYLSGATASSLNEVKLVNEYMGVKAHTYVPAYRDDEFVDILERSSHVTFNSWSQWERFSEKLIVKSEADTSEGNSSLFTINFSLPSFGIRVNPQYSEVATDMYNPCVPGSRLGATRDQLPDQLPEGLEGIHFHTLCENDSFTLERTLHALESRFGDLLHQAKWVNMGGGHLMTREGYDTEHLIGVLKAFREKYDVEVILEPGSAIAWQTGVLVSTVLDVFNSQGIDVAILDTSFAAHMPDTLEMPYKPRILGAYHDPVAGKPTYRLGGMTCLAGDFMGDYSFDEPLQIGDRVVFDDMIHYTMVKTTTFNGVNLPSIGILRTNGQFDLIREYGYESFKDRLS encoded by the coding sequence ATGAACACAACCACACAGGTCTATACGAACGACGTTCCATCTCCCTGTTTTGTATTGGATGAGGCTAAACTTCAGCGCAATCTGGAACTGATCGACTCCGTACAGAAAGCGGCTGGCGTCACTATTATTTTAGCACTCAAGGGTTTTTCCATGTACAGCACATTCCCGTTTGTGCGCCAGTATCTGAGCGGGGCCACGGCTTCGTCGCTCAACGAAGTCAAGCTCGTTAACGAGTACATGGGGGTGAAAGCCCATACATACGTTCCTGCCTACCGCGATGATGAGTTTGTTGACATACTGGAACGCAGCAGCCACGTTACGTTCAACTCATGGAGTCAGTGGGAAAGATTTAGTGAAAAGTTAATAGTGAAAAGTGAAGCAGATACCTCTGAAGGAAACTCTTCACTTTTCACTATTAACTTTTCACTCCCTTCCTTCGGTATTCGCGTCAATCCGCAGTATTCCGAAGTAGCCACAGACATGTACAACCCCTGTGTACCGGGGTCAAGGCTCGGTGCCACCCGCGACCAACTGCCCGACCAACTGCCCGAAGGTTTGGAAGGCATACATTTTCATACCCTTTGCGAAAATGACTCATTCACGCTCGAACGAACGCTCCACGCGTTAGAAAGCCGTTTCGGCGATTTATTGCATCAGGCCAAGTGGGTGAACATGGGCGGAGGGCACCTCATGACGCGCGAAGGCTACGATACGGAGCACCTGATTGGCGTACTGAAAGCTTTCCGCGAGAAATATGATGTGGAAGTCATTTTAGAACCCGGCTCAGCCATTGCCTGGCAAACGGGGGTGCTGGTTTCCACAGTACTCGACGTATTTAATAGTCAGGGCATTGATGTCGCTATTCTCGACACGTCGTTTGCGGCTCACATGCCCGATACGCTCGAAATGCCCTACAAGCCGCGTATTCTGGGAGCTTACCACGACCCTGTAGCGGGCAAACCCACTTACCGGCTCGGCGGCATGACCTGTCTTGCAGGCGATTTTATGGGCGATTATTCGTTCGATGAGCCGTTACAGATCGGCGACCGCGTTGTGTTCGACGATATGATTCATTACACGATGGTGAAAACCACCACCTTCAACGGCGTAAACCTGCCCAGCATTGGCATTTTGCGCACAAACGGACAATTCGACCTGATTCGGGAATATGGCTACGAGAGTTTCAAAGACCGCCTGAGTTAA
- a CDS encoding SusC/RagA family TonB-linked outer membrane protein encodes MRITCIRLLFGVWLLALSGLAYAQERTITGRITSAEDGTPIPGASVAIKGTNRGTTTDANGTYRLGVGTADRLVVSFVGMLNQEVEIGNRSVIDVSLKADSRQLNEVVVTALGVQKEAKGLGFSQTTIKNEELTVGRTTNIANALSGKIAGVRISGSNGATGSSSNIQIRGLTTFTQSNQPLFVVDGIPVDNGGGVGGSGLLNTSNSQTGVSNSNRGIDLNQDDIETMTVLKGPAAAALYGSRAAAGVIMITTKKGKAVGNKKNVVNYTGSYNVVEVNRFPDYQNQYGRGTSLNAAGQPVAPIYQPNADQLSWGPIIQGQRVPSAYSAADRALFNLPDSVALTAYPNNVRDMFRQGFNQQHNVSFSGATDKSNYYFSYGLLSDKGYMESNKLDRHTFTANASSQLTDRLNVGTNIQYVYNTSQRSQIGNQLSNPLFRGWFLPRDYNLLGEPNTRPDGSQVFFNANTDNPFWTLRNNLYNDNRSRLIGNVNLSYKLNNWLTYSGRAGTDMFTENRFTVDAIGARGQANHAVAGVGAIGNRNITRRETSFYNNLTGTFNLNDDLKITALVGSEINQINQVDQAVVGNTLATRDFNNINNATNFIPYYEQLRRRLIGVFANVDISYKGWANLTVTGRNDWSSTFARGNRSYFYPSVSGSVILTDALPQVFGDQRILSFAKVKGAWARVGREAFLFATATYFDNANPSDGFGPQIQFPFLGQQGRTLQDGAGNPQLGPEFTRSAEAGIELKFWDNRVGLDVTRFSQRSTDIIISVPIAGASGFTNVARNAGVLESTGWEWNLSFTPVRNPNFKWDINFNGSRIRNNVISLAPGVQNISLGPFTTAQGRIQEGLPYGAMFANTLLRTAEGRLVVNPTNGFPILDPRGLQYVGDPNPRWTGGVVNNFSYKGINLNFLIDIRSGGQVLSRVIGDLRRTGVAAETAELPRFGADGQPLRNYVVDGVFGNGTVSNGQPVLTSREGTALATGASPVANDVAITGQQYWGQLYTFNAPGMFIFDGSWTRLREASLTYNIPKKWLQRTPFGNVEVGVNGRNLLLWTKVPHIDPEFNVNSNQNLQGIEFNTLPQARTYGGLVRLSF; translated from the coding sequence ATGCGGATAACGTGTATCAGACTTCTATTCGGGGTTTGGCTGCTGGCATTGTCAGGTTTGGCATATGCTCAGGAACGTACCATTACGGGCCGAATCACCAGTGCCGAAGACGGCACCCCCATTCCAGGAGCCAGCGTAGCCATCAAAGGCACTAATCGCGGTACTACTACCGACGCCAACGGAACTTACCGGCTCGGTGTTGGCACCGCCGACCGGCTGGTTGTCAGTTTCGTAGGTATGCTGAACCAGGAGGTTGAAATTGGCAACCGTTCAGTAATTGATGTGTCGCTCAAAGCCGACTCGCGGCAGTTGAACGAGGTTGTTGTTACGGCACTTGGGGTGCAGAAAGAAGCTAAAGGGCTGGGTTTCTCGCAAACCACCATCAAAAATGAAGAACTGACCGTTGGTCGAACCACTAACATTGCCAACGCATTGAGCGGCAAAATTGCCGGGGTGCGCATTTCCGGTTCTAATGGAGCTACCGGCTCGTCGTCGAACATTCAGATTCGCGGCCTGACCACCTTCACGCAGAGCAATCAGCCGCTGTTTGTTGTCGATGGTATTCCGGTCGATAATGGTGGTGGCGTAGGCGGTTCGGGTTTGCTGAATACGTCGAACTCGCAAACGGGCGTGTCGAACTCAAACCGGGGTATCGACCTTAACCAGGACGACATCGAGACCATGACCGTGCTGAAAGGGCCAGCCGCTGCCGCCCTCTACGGGTCGCGGGCCGCAGCCGGGGTTATCATGATTACGACTAAAAAAGGCAAAGCCGTTGGCAACAAAAAAAATGTGGTGAACTACACAGGTTCGTATAACGTGGTAGAAGTGAACCGCTTCCCCGATTATCAGAACCAGTACGGTCGCGGTACGTCGCTCAATGCTGCCGGTCAGCCCGTTGCGCCTATATACCAGCCCAACGCCGACCAGTTAAGCTGGGGACCTATTATTCAGGGGCAGCGCGTACCGAGTGCATACTCGGCAGCAGACCGGGCTTTGTTCAACCTGCCCGATTCGGTGGCACTTACGGCCTATCCGAACAACGTGCGCGATATGTTCCGGCAGGGCTTCAACCAGCAACACAACGTTAGCTTTTCGGGAGCTACCGATAAGTCGAACTACTACTTCTCATATGGTCTGCTCAGCGACAAAGGCTATATGGAAAGCAACAAACTGGATCGCCACACGTTTACGGCCAATGCCAGTTCGCAACTGACCGACCGGCTGAATGTAGGCACGAATATTCAGTATGTTTATAACACCTCGCAGCGGAGCCAGATTGGTAATCAGCTATCGAATCCGTTGTTCCGGGGTTGGTTTTTGCCGCGCGATTACAACCTGCTGGGCGAACCCAACACCCGCCCCGATGGTTCGCAGGTGTTTTTCAATGCCAACACCGACAACCCGTTCTGGACACTTCGCAACAACCTCTACAACGACAACCGCAGCCGTCTGATCGGTAACGTGAATCTGAGCTATAAGCTCAACAACTGGCTGACGTATTCGGGTCGTGCCGGTACGGATATGTTCACCGAAAACCGCTTCACGGTTGATGCCATTGGCGCACGCGGGCAGGCTAACCACGCCGTTGCCGGTGTTGGAGCCATTGGCAACCGCAATATCACCCGCCGGGAAACCAGCTTTTACAACAACCTGACGGGTACGTTCAACCTGAACGACGACCTGAAGATTACGGCACTCGTAGGCTCTGAAATCAACCAGATCAATCAGGTCGACCAGGCAGTTGTAGGCAACACGCTGGCAACGCGTGACTTCAACAACATCAACAATGCCACGAACTTCATTCCGTATTACGAGCAATTGCGTCGGCGGCTGATTGGCGTGTTTGCCAACGTCGATATCAGCTACAAAGGCTGGGCAAACCTGACCGTAACAGGCCGGAACGACTGGTCTTCGACTTTTGCGCGGGGCAATCGTTCGTATTTCTACCCATCGGTGTCGGGTAGCGTGATTTTAACCGACGCGCTGCCGCAGGTGTTTGGCGATCAGCGGATTCTGTCGTTTGCGAAAGTGAAGGGAGCCTGGGCGCGTGTGGGGCGTGAAGCATTTCTGTTTGCCACGGCTACTTACTTCGACAATGCCAACCCATCCGATGGCTTCGGACCACAGATTCAGTTTCCGTTCTTAGGGCAACAGGGCCGCACATTGCAGGATGGAGCCGGCAACCCGCAGCTTGGTCCTGAGTTTACGCGTTCGGCAGAAGCCGGTATTGAACTCAAGTTCTGGGACAACCGCGTTGGGTTAGACGTTACCCGGTTCAGTCAGCGTTCGACCGACATCATTATATCTGTACCCATTGCTGGCGCATCGGGCTTTACGAACGTAGCCCGTAACGCTGGCGTGCTTGAATCGACGGGCTGGGAATGGAACCTGAGTTTCACCCCCGTTCGGAACCCGAACTTCAAGTGGGACATCAACTTCAACGGTTCACGGATTCGTAATAACGTAATTTCGCTGGCACCGGGCGTACAGAATATCTCGCTCGGACCCTTCACTACGGCCCAGGGTCGTATTCAGGAAGGCTTGCCCTACGGAGCTATGTTTGCCAACACGTTGCTGCGCACGGCAGAGGGCCGGTTAGTGGTTAACCCCACCAACGGATTCCCCATCTTGGATCCGCGCGGCCTGCAATACGTAGGCGACCCGAACCCACGCTGGACGGGTGGTGTTGTGAACAATTTCAGCTACAAAGGCATCAACCTGAATTTCCTGATCGACATTCGGAGTGGCGGGCAGGTGCTGTCGCGCGTGATTGGCGACCTTCGCCGGACGGGCGTTGCCGCCGAAACCGCCGAACTGCCACGCTTTGGTGCCGACGGGCAGCCACTGCGTAACTACGTTGTGGATGGCGTCTTTGGTAACGGAACCGTCAGCAACGGGCAACCTGTATTGACTTCACGTGAGGGCACCGCTCTGGCTACCGGAGCCTCGCCCGTGGCGAATGATGTGGCTATAACAGGGCAGCAGTATTGGGGTCAGCTTTATACGTTCAACGCGCCGGGGATGTTCATCTTCGATGGTTCGTGGACGCGCCTGCGCGAAGCCAGCCTCACGTATAACATTCCGAAGAAATGGCTGCAACGTACTCCATTTGGCAATGTGGAAGTGGGCGTCAATGGCCGCAACCTGCTGCTCTGGACGAAGGTGCCGCACATCGATCCTGAATTTAACGTGAACAGCAATCAGAACCTGCAGGGTATCGAATTCAATACGTTACCACAAGCCCGTACCTACGGTGGCCTGGTGCGCCTGTCGTTCTAA